DNA sequence from the Sulfurimonas sp. HSL3-1 genome:
CACCAGCAGCGGCAGTGCCATGAGGTAGCAGACAAGCACCAGGTCGATCCGCAGCCCCAGGAAGAACGCTTCCGCCAACTCCCGGCCGGGGAAGGAAGCCTTCGAAGGCGAAAACTGCCAAAAGAAAAGCAGACGGGAAAGGGAGAGCAGCAGCAGGAAAATCAGCTGGAGTTTCACCGTCTGCCGCAGCAGACCGAAATAGTATTGCGCCGGCGAGTATGTCACGCGTCTATGCCCTTTTTAAGGCGTATTATACAGTGTTGGCCCCCTCTGGTATACTTTCACAAAAAAGTGACACCATGACATCGCAGCATCTTGCCCTCTTTTTCAAAGCCAATCTGCTTCTGACCGGTCTGCTCTCACTGGCTTTTGCCCTCTTCAACAGCCACTACACCCCCTCTGCCCTGCTCTTCACCGCGGCGGCCCTGCTCTCGACGGCGGCGACGCTTTACCTGATCTACTGGCTGCTTCTGCGCGCTTTTTTCCGCCTGACCCGTCTGGCGGTGGTGCTGCTTCTGCTGCTGTTCTTTCTCACCGATCTCCTGCTCATGACCGACTTTGCCATCTACCGCATCTGGAACTTCCATATCAACGGCATGGTGCTCAATATCCTCTTTTCGCCGGCCGCCTACGACAGCCTGCAGATGACGGGCCAGGCCGTCGTGATCGTCTTCATCGTCATTGCCGTCCTGGCGGCGCTGCTGCTCCTTGGACTGAAACGGATCGCCCGGATTCCTGCCCAGAAGGCATTGCGGGTCAACCGCCGGCTGAACCGCAGCCTCGTGCCCCTGCTCTTCCTCGTCATCGTCGGCGAAAAGCTGACCTACGCCGTCGCCAACCTTCACCTGGACGGCAACATCCTCGAACGCACGAAGGTCGTCCCCCTCTACCAGCCGCTGCTGATGGACGACCTGCTCATCGGCACTTTCGGCATGAAAAAAGCCCAAAACGACGGGATCAGCGTCAATATCAAAAAGATCACCAACATCCGCTACCCGCTGCACCCCATCAGCGTCACCCATCCCAAAACGCCCAACATCTTCATCTTCGGCGTCGACGCCCTCCGCCCCGATATCGTCAACGACGACAACATGCCGAACATGGCCGCGTTCAAACGCGAGGCCGTCGATTTCGAGCGCCACTACAGCGGCGGGAACAATACCCGTTTCGGTTTCTTCTCGATCTTCTACGGCATCAACTCCAGCTACTGGTTCGGCTTCCTCAATGCCAAAAAGGGGCCGGTACTCTTCGAGACCCTCAAGAAACTGGGCTACCAGATCAGCATCGACTCCAGCGTCAACACGGCGTGGCCGGAGTTCCGGCAGACGATCTTTTTCGACGTCCAGGACGAAATCAAGGATGACTACAACGGCACCAAGACCGAGAACGACCTGGCGACCGTCACCTATTTCGACGACTGGCTCGGAAAACAGGAAATGGACAAACCCATGTTCGCCTTCGTCTGGCTCGATTCGGTCCACAGCCGCGCCTACGACGACGCTTTCCGGAAATACACCCCCGACCAGGTCAGCAGCCAGTACCTGACGGCGACCGCCGAGGAGAGAACGGAGCTCTTCAACATGTACAAAAACGCCGCCTACGAAGTCGACGACCGCTTCGCGCGCTTCATTGCCGCCCTCAAAGCAAAGGGGCTCTACGACGACGCCGTCATCATCGTCCTCTCCGACCACGGGCAGGAGTTCTTCGAACACGACCACTACGGGCACAACTCCGCCTATGACCGCGAACAGGTCGGTACGCCGCTGTATATCCGCATCCCGGGCACGGCACCGAAAAAGGTGACCCGTCTCACCTCGCACCTCGATATCGCCCCGACGCTGATGGCGATGCTGGGAGCGGACAACCCTACAAGCGACTACGCCCACGGCTACGACCTCTTCGCCCCGGACTATAACCGCGAATGCGCCTTCGTGGGGAACTGGAATGAAAACGCCATTATCTGCGGAAAAGAGACCTTCGTCATCTCCGACGTCATCTCCAAAGCCTTCAACAACGAGATACGGGATACAGAGACCTACAAAAAGATCAAACTGAACGATAAAAAAAGGATGAATGAAATCCTGATCAAAAGTCTGGAGGAGAACCGGCAGTTCAGCCGGTAATACGCGGGACTGGAGGTCTAGTCACCGTAGAAGGATGTGACGACGTCGATGACGCGCTGACGCGTCGCCTCGCCCATCCCGTAATAGAGCGGCAGGCGGACAAGACGCTCGCTCTCGACGGTCGTAAAGCGGTCTTCGCCGTGGAAACGGCTGAACCGTTTACCCGCCGGCGATGCATGCAGCGGGATGTAGTGGAATACAGCCAGTATCTCTTCCGTTTTGCAGTGCTCCAAGAAAGCGGTACGCTCCTCGAACGAAGTGCACTTTAAGTAGAACATATGGGCATTGTGCTCG
Encoded proteins:
- a CDS encoding sulfatase-like hydrolase/transferase translates to MTSQHLALFFKANLLLTGLLSLAFALFNSHYTPSALLFTAAALLSTAATLYLIYWLLLRAFFRLTRLAVVLLLLLFFLTDLLLMTDFAIYRIWNFHINGMVLNILFSPAAYDSLQMTGQAVVIVFIVIAVLAALLLLGLKRIARIPAQKALRVNRRLNRSLVPLLFLVIVGEKLTYAVANLHLDGNILERTKVVPLYQPLLMDDLLIGTFGMKKAQNDGISVNIKKITNIRYPLHPISVTHPKTPNIFIFGVDALRPDIVNDDNMPNMAAFKREAVDFERHYSGGNNTRFGFFSIFYGINSSYWFGFLNAKKGPVLFETLKKLGYQISIDSSVNTAWPEFRQTIFFDVQDEIKDDYNGTKTENDLATVTYFDDWLGKQEMDKPMFAFVWLDSVHSRAYDDAFRKYTPDQVSSQYLTATAEERTELFNMYKNAAYEVDDRFARFIAALKAKGLYDDAVIIVLSDHGQEFFEHDHYGHNSAYDREQVGTPLYIRIPGTAPKKVTRLTSHLDIAPTLMAMLGADNPTSDYAHGYDLFAPDYNRECAFVGNWNENAIICGKETFVISDVISKAFNNEIRDTETYKKIKLNDKKRMNEILIKSLEENRQFSR